A single window of Granulibacter bethesdensis DNA harbors:
- a CDS encoding pyruvate dehydrogenase complex dihydrolipoamide acetyltransferase, with product MATTILMPALSPTMTEGTLARWLKKEGDTITAGDVIAEIETDKATMEVEAVDEGVLGRILVPDGTGGVAVNAAIAILVEEGEAVPDQGDIPAPAKASASPATESSVPAKPEPKAIASSGPDRTENRIFASPLARRIAKEAGIDLTSLTGSGPSGRILRADVEKAKGNGGKPASASTAAPAATGAAHKLVPHSGMRRTIARRLTEAKQTIPHFYVTMDVALDALLKLRADLNARSPAEGQEGAFKLSVNDLIIKAAGLALRRVPGVNAAWSEDGILLFEDVDISVAVSIPDGLITPIIRQADRKGVVAISTEMKELAARARKGGLQPSDYQGGGFSISNLGMYGVRDFAAIINPPQAAILAVGAGEQRPVVRDGALAVATVMSCTLSVDHRVVDGALGAQWLGAFRQIVEDPLSLLL from the coding sequence ATGGCAACCACTATTTTGATGCCCGCGCTCAGCCCGACCATGACGGAAGGTACTCTGGCGCGCTGGCTCAAGAAAGAAGGCGATACCATCACCGCTGGCGACGTGATCGCCGAAATCGAGACCGACAAGGCCACCATGGAGGTCGAAGCCGTCGATGAGGGCGTGCTCGGTCGTATTCTGGTGCCGGACGGAACCGGGGGTGTGGCCGTCAACGCCGCTATCGCCATTCTGGTCGAGGAAGGGGAGGCTGTACCCGATCAGGGGGATATTCCGGCTCCCGCCAAGGCTTCTGCCAGTCCTGCCACTGAAAGCTCCGTTCCTGCGAAACCGGAACCGAAGGCCATTGCCTCTTCAGGGCCGGACAGAACAGAAAACCGTATCTTTGCGTCTCCGCTCGCACGGCGTATCGCAAAGGAGGCCGGAATTGATCTGACATCACTGACCGGCAGTGGGCCCTCCGGCCGTATTCTCCGAGCGGATGTCGAAAAAGCGAAGGGAAATGGTGGAAAACCGGCTTCGGCATCTACTGCTGCTCCGGCGGCAACGGGTGCAGCTCATAAGCTGGTGCCTCATTCCGGCATGCGCCGCACCATTGCCCGTCGTCTGACCGAGGCCAAGCAGACCATCCCGCACTTCTATGTGACGATGGATGTCGCACTGGATGCGCTGCTGAAGCTGCGTGCCGATTTGAATGCCCGCTCTCCGGCGGAAGGACAGGAGGGGGCGTTCAAGCTTTCCGTGAATGATCTGATCATCAAGGCGGCGGGACTGGCCCTTCGCCGCGTGCCGGGCGTCAATGCTGCGTGGAGCGAGGACGGAATCCTGCTGTTCGAGGATGTGGATATCAGCGTTGCCGTGTCCATTCCCGACGGGCTTATAACCCCGATTATCCGTCAGGCCGACCGCAAGGGCGTCGTCGCCATCAGCACGGAAATGAAGGAACTGGCGGCGAGAGCGCGCAAGGGCGGGTTGCAACCTTCGGACTATCAGGGGGGTGGCTTCTCCATTTCGAATCTCGGCATGTATGGCGTGCGCGACTTTGCGGCAATCATTAATCCTCCGCAGGCCGCCATTCTGGCGGTGGGGGCCGGTGAGCAGCGCCCGGTGGTTAGGGATGGAGCCCTGGCCGTTGCCACAGTAATGAGTTGCACCCTGTCGGTGGATCATCGCGTGGTGGATGGCGCGCTTGGGGCGCAATGGCTGGGTGCGTTCCGGCAGATCGTTGAAGACCCATTGAGTCTGCTGCTGTGA
- a CDS encoding GNAT family N-acetyltransferase, giving the protein MSRVILTKERFLIREANRGDVQHLVRFIRDLAAFEQLSHEAVATEEDFEQAFFGAFPRVFALLACVEGKPVGVAVWYYTFSTFTGRHGIYLEDLYVDPPFRRRGIAQGFFTSLARIAVQEGLRRFEWAVLDWNEDAITFYRRMGAVGMEEWTVQRVTGEALERLAED; this is encoded by the coding sequence GTGAGTCGGGTGATCCTGACAAAAGAACGTTTCCTGATTCGCGAGGCAAACCGGGGAGACGTTCAGCATCTCGTGCGCTTCATCCGTGATCTGGCGGCGTTCGAGCAGCTATCCCATGAAGCGGTTGCGACCGAAGAGGATTTCGAACAGGCATTTTTTGGCGCGTTTCCCCGCGTGTTCGCGCTGCTTGCCTGTGTGGAGGGAAAGCCGGTCGGCGTTGCTGTCTGGTATTATACGTTCAGCACCTTCACCGGACGGCATGGGATTTATCTGGAGGATCTGTATGTCGATCCGCCGTTCCGCCGGCGTGGCATCGCACAAGGATTTTTCACGTCTCTGGCCCGGATTGCGGTGCAGGAAGGGTTACGACGGTTCGAATGGGCCGTGCTGGACTGGAATGAGGATGCCATCACCTTCTATCGCCGCATGGGTGCTGTCGGCATGGAGGAATGGACAGTCCAGCGCGTGACGGGGGAGGCGCTTGAGCGTCTCGCGGAGGATTAG
- the lpdA gene encoding dihydrolipoyl dehydrogenase, producing MADTVFDLIVVGGGPGGYVAAIRAAQLGMKTALVERAHLGGICLNWGCIPTKALLRAAEINHLLHHLSEFGFAADNIRYDLDVVVKRSRAVAGQLSAGVKHLLKKNKVTVFDGHAKLSGRHRLDVSKDGQPVATLEAPHIVLATGARARQLPGLEADGALIWSYREAMVPKALPKRLLVVGSGAIGIEFASFYRSLGSEVTVLEAVDRILPAEDEEIAAFARKSFEAQGMTIHTGVKIGKVEKGRDEVTISFEAAGKKHSLTVDRIIAAVGIVGNVENLGLEGTAITIEKTHIVTDGLGRTGEDGVYAIGDLTGPPWLAHKASHEAVLCVEAIAGLDVHPLDITNIPGCTYCRPQIASVGLTEAKARERGYEVRVGRFPFIGNGKAIAMGKAEGLTKTIFDAKTGELLGAHMVGPEVTEMIQGFTIARTLETTEAELMHTVFPHPTVSETMHEAVLDAYGRALHF from the coding sequence ATGGCGGACACGGTATTCGATCTGATTGTCGTCGGTGGTGGTCCGGGCGGCTATGTCGCGGCCATCCGTGCGGCCCAGTTAGGGATGAAAACCGCGCTGGTGGAGCGGGCGCATCTGGGGGGTATCTGCCTCAACTGGGGCTGTATTCCCACGAAGGCATTGCTACGGGCGGCAGAAATCAACCATCTGCTGCATCATCTGTCCGAGTTCGGTTTTGCGGCCGACAATATCCGTTACGATCTTGATGTGGTGGTGAAACGCTCCCGTGCCGTGGCCGGACAGCTTTCAGCGGGGGTCAAGCACCTGCTGAAAAAGAACAAGGTTACGGTGTTCGACGGGCATGCAAAACTGTCCGGGCGGCATCGGCTGGATGTGTCGAAAGACGGGCAGCCTGTCGCCACGCTGGAAGCGCCGCATATCGTGCTGGCGACCGGCGCACGGGCAAGGCAATTGCCGGGGCTGGAGGCGGATGGTGCGCTGATCTGGAGCTATCGTGAGGCGATGGTGCCGAAAGCCCTGCCGAAGCGCCTCCTGGTGGTAGGGTCGGGCGCAATCGGCATCGAATTCGCCAGTTTCTACCGTTCACTCGGCTCCGAGGTCACGGTGCTGGAAGCGGTCGATCGCATCCTGCCGGCTGAGGATGAAGAAATAGCCGCCTTCGCCCGCAAATCCTTCGAGGCGCAGGGCATGACCATCCATACCGGCGTGAAAATCGGGAAGGTGGAAAAGGGCCGGGATGAGGTCACAATCTCCTTCGAGGCAGCCGGCAAAAAACACTCTCTTACCGTGGATCGGATCATTGCCGCGGTCGGGATTGTCGGCAATGTCGAAAATCTGGGGCTGGAAGGCACGGCCATCACCATCGAAAAAACCCATATCGTCACAGACGGGCTTGGCCGCACCGGAGAAGACGGCGTGTATGCCATCGGCGATCTGACCGGCCCCCCATGGCTGGCGCACAAGGCCAGTCATGAGGCCGTGTTGTGTGTCGAGGCGATTGCAGGGCTGGATGTGCATCCGCTCGATATCACCAATATTCCCGGCTGCACCTATTGTCGCCCTCAAATTGCCTCGGTCGGCCTGACGGAGGCAAAGGCGCGGGAACGCGGTTATGAAGTCAGGGTGGGACGCTTCCCCTTTATCGGCAATGGCAAGGCGATTGCGATGGGGAAGGCAGAGGGGCTGACCAAAACCATTTTCGACGCCAAAACAGGGGAATTGCTCGGCGCGCATATGGTCGGGCCGGAGGTGACGGAAATGATTCAGGGCTTTACCATCGCCCGCACTCTGGAAACCACAGAAGCCGAGCTGATGCACACGGTGTTCCCGCATCCTACTGTCAGCGAGACCATGCATGAGGCCGTGCTGGATGCGTATGGTCGTGCCCTTCATTTCTGA
- the lipA gene encoding lipoyl synthase — MVTRVLIDHRQGGRHEAGVRHPEKQHRPDNPSQPKPSWIRVKAPNHPVYHQTQALMRENRLTTVCEEAACPNIGECWSQRHATMMIMGDTCTRACSFCNIKTGLPEALDSDEPLRVADAVARLGLRHVVITSVDRDDLSDGGAAHIAAVIKAVRLAAPETTIEVLTPDFLRKPGAAESVVEARPDVFNHNLETVPRLYPTIRPGARYFQSLRLLDQVKRLDPSIFTKSGLMVGLGEDRAEIAQVMDDLRIAEVDFITLGQYLQPTPKHAAVDRFVTPDEFSDYASMARSKGFLMVSSSPLTRSSYHADADFEALRAARMEQQQRIA; from the coding sequence ATGGTCACGCGCGTTCTGATTGATCACCGGCAGGGTGGCCGGCATGAGGCTGGCGTCCGGCACCCGGAGAAACAGCACCGCCCGGATAATCCGTCGCAGCCGAAACCATCATGGATCAGGGTCAAGGCTCCGAACCATCCTGTCTATCACCAGACACAGGCGCTGATGAGGGAAAACCGTCTCACCACGGTGTGTGAGGAAGCAGCCTGCCCCAATATCGGTGAATGCTGGAGCCAGCGTCACGCCACCATGATGATCATGGGCGATACCTGCACGCGGGCATGCAGCTTCTGCAACATCAAAACCGGCCTGCCAGAGGCTCTGGATAGCGATGAGCCATTACGGGTAGCAGATGCAGTGGCGAGGCTGGGGCTGCGCCATGTGGTGATTACCTCCGTGGATCGGGACGATCTGAGTGATGGCGGTGCTGCGCATATCGCGGCGGTGATAAAGGCTGTCAGACTGGCGGCGCCAGAGACCACGATTGAGGTGTTGACCCCGGATTTCCTGCGCAAACCGGGTGCTGCCGAGAGCGTGGTGGAGGCTCGTCCGGACGTTTTTAACCATAATCTGGAAACCGTTCCCCGGCTTTACCCCACCATCCGGCCTGGGGCGCGGTATTTTCAGTCTTTGCGCCTGCTGGATCAGGTCAAGCGACTGGATCCGTCTATTTTTACCAAATCGGGATTGATGGTCGGGTTGGGGGAAGATCGGGCTGAAATCGCGCAGGTCATGGATGATCTGCGCATTGCAGAGGTCGATTTCATCACGCTGGGACAGTATTTGCAGCCGACCCCCAAGCATGCGGCCGTGGATAGGTTCGTGACACCGGATGAATTTTCGGATTATGCCTCCATGGCTCGATCGAAAGGCTTCCTGATGGTTTCATCCTCGCCGTTGACCCGTAGCTCCTATCACGCCGATGCCGATTTTGAGGCTCTGCGCGCGGCCCGAATGGAACAGCAGCAGCGGATTGCCTGA
- a CDS encoding type II toxin-antitoxin system RatA family toxin produces MPKHAERKSVPYQAAQMFDLVADVGRYPEFLPWCVGARVRSRTETLMIADLTIGFGPFRETFTSRVGLHRPERIDVRYENGPFRYLNNRWTFIPHANGCTIDFFVDFEFRNRLLQAAIGTVFTETVRRMVNAFLKRAENLYDVTPDQGRVATETGSTAPVSG; encoded by the coding sequence ATGCCCAAACACGCCGAACGCAAATCCGTCCCCTATCAGGCTGCACAGATGTTCGATCTGGTGGCGGATGTCGGGCGTTATCCCGAATTTCTGCCATGGTGCGTCGGGGCGCGGGTCAGAAGCCGGACTGAAACCCTGATGATTGCCGATCTGACGATTGGTTTCGGTCCGTTCCGCGAAACCTTCACCAGCCGCGTCGGGTTGCATCGACCGGAGCGGATCGATGTGCGGTATGAAAACGGCCCGTTCCGCTATCTGAACAATCGCTGGACATTCATCCCGCATGCCAATGGCTGCACCATTGATTTTTTTGTGGATTTTGAATTCCGCAACCGGCTGCTTCAGGCAGCTATCGGCACCGTTTTTACGGAAACGGTGCGGCGTATGGTCAATGCTTTCCTGAAACGGGCGGAAAATCTGTACGACGTGACGCCTGATCAGGGCAGGGTAGCCACAGAAACTGGAAGCACCGCGCCTGTCAGTGGCTGA
- a CDS encoding dimethylarginine dimethylaminohydrolase family protein yields the protein MIQQLNGQAAETPLILLTDPAHYTVSYAINPWMDPDSWAADAETNAAAAKKSADRLVEHLRACGASLEIIPGAPGLPDMVFPANAGTVLDGRMLLARFLHPQRQGEEPYFLAAFESLKERGILQDIAFLPEGAVQEGAGDAIWDRRRGFFWTGFGQRSNREGVQAVARYFAQDVVTLELATPQFYHLDTCFCPLSGGDVLYYPPAFTPASLSAIEAHVAPEHRLVADKEDANRFCVNAVNIGQTVVMAQAAERLRARLSERGYVVRETDLTPYIMSGGGAYCMTLRLDRSSR from the coding sequence ATGATTCAGCAACTTAACGGTCAGGCCGCCGAGACTCCCCTGATTCTGTTGACGGATCCTGCGCATTACACAGTCTCCTACGCTATCAATCCCTGGATGGACCCGGATAGCTGGGCGGCAGACGCGGAGACCAATGCCGCTGCTGCAAAAAAATCCGCTGACAGACTGGTGGAACATTTACGGGCCTGCGGTGCCAGTCTTGAGATCATTCCCGGTGCGCCCGGCCTGCCTGACATGGTTTTTCCCGCCAATGCCGGAACGGTGCTGGATGGACGCATGCTGCTGGCCCGCTTTCTCCATCCACAGCGTCAGGGTGAAGAGCCATATTTTCTGGCCGCATTCGAAAGCCTGAAAGAACGTGGTATTTTGCAGGATATCGCTTTTCTTCCTGAAGGTGCCGTGCAGGAAGGGGCCGGGGATGCAATCTGGGATCGGCGCCGCGGATTTTTCTGGACCGGTTTTGGCCAGCGCAGCAACCGGGAAGGGGTGCAGGCCGTCGCCCGCTATTTCGCGCAGGATGTTGTCACACTGGAGCTGGCAACCCCGCAATTCTATCATCTGGACACATGTTTCTGTCCGCTGAGCGGCGGAGATGTATTGTATTATCCTCCCGCCTTTACCCCTGCTTCCCTGTCAGCGATCGAGGCACATGTCGCGCCTGAGCATCGCCTGGTGGCTGATAAGGAAGATGCCAACCGTTTTTGTGTGAACGCGGTTAATATCGGCCAGACTGTTGTCATGGCACAGGCGGCGGAGCGGCTGCGGGCAAGACTGTCGGAGCGTGGCTATGTGGTCCGGGAGACAGATCTAACACCTTACATCATGTCTGGTGGTGGGGCTTACTGCATGACATTGCGGCTGGACCGTTCAAGCCGTTAG